A genomic segment from Nicotiana sylvestris chromosome 1, ASM39365v2, whole genome shotgun sequence encodes:
- the LOC104247129 gene encoding uncharacterized protein yields MALANAEAFFLLVVFYFMFGICLANFNYTWGPGSWNNTNCPSGNNHPNATQTSNKFIVGGSENWHYGFDYMDWASKSGPFFVNDTLVFKYDSPNPNGGFPHSVYLLPNYWSFVKCDFRRAKRIANPNQGAGEGFEFVLKKMQPYYFACGEHEGIHCNNGTMKFVVMPLKRWPY; encoded by the exons ATGGCTTTGGCAAATGCAGAAGCATTTTTTTTACTTGTAGTGTTCTATTTCATGTTTGGCATTTGTTTGGCCAACTTTAACTACACTTGGGGCCCGGGAAGCTGGAATAATACAAATTGCCCCTCTGGTAATAATCACCCAAATGCTACTCAAACCTCAAATAAATTCATCGTTGGTGGTTCCGAAAATTGGCATTATGGCTTCGACTACATGGATTGGGCTAGCAAGAGTGGCCCTTTCTTTGTCAATGACACATTAG TTTTCAAGTATGATTCACCAAACCCAAATGGTGGATTTCCACACAGTGTATACTTATTACCAAACTACTGGAGCTTCGTCAAGTGCGATTTCAGAAGGGCTAAGAGGATAGCAAATCCGAACCAGGGTGCAGGTGAAGGATTCGAGTTCGTGCTGAAGAAAATGCAGCCTTATTATTTTGCCTGTGGAGAGCATGAGGGAATTCATTGCAACAATGGGACAATGAAGTTTGTTGTGATGCCCCTCAAACGTTGGCCTTACTAA